The Anaerolineae bacterium DNA window CAGAGCTGACCCCGCCCGTATTTTCGTTCCGCTGGTACTCCGCCTGGATGGCGGGGACGCCGAGCAGGGAAAGGCCGGCCACCAGGCCGCGGCTGAGCCGGCGGTAGGATTCCACCACCCCGCCGGCAGCGCGCGGATCGTCCAGCCGCGTCACCACGCTGTAGGTCAGCTCGTCCACATGCAGGATGGCGCGTCCGCCGGTGGGCCGGCGCACCCAATCCACGCCGGCGCCAGCACAGCGCGCCAGATCAATCTCCTTTTCCAGCGACTGGGAGTAGCCGATGGACACGCAGGGCGGTTCCCAGCCGTAGAAGCGCAGGGTGGGTGGGGCAAGGCCTTCGAGCACGCCGCGCATAATGGCCTCATCAATGGCCATATTGGTGGCGCCGTCGGCAAAGCCGGTGATCAGCAGGCGCCAGCGCGCCGGCGGGTATGCCCCCATAACTTCGTCTCGTTCCATATCACCCATGGTCCGCGATGCCACACTGTCTTTGCGAGATCAGCGGATGACTTCCTGACCGCCCATGTATGGGCGCAGGACCTCCGGTATCACGATGGAGCCGTCGGCCTGCTGGTAATTCTCCATGACGGCGATCATGACGCGCGGCAGGGCCAGGCCCGAGCCGTTCAGCGTATGCACGTAGCGCGGCTTTTTGCCTGGCGCCGGCCGATAGCGGATGTTGGCCCGCCGCGCCTGGAAATCTCCGAAAAGCGAGCAGGAGCTGACCTCCAGCCATTCCTGCGAGCCGGGCGCCCACATCTCAATATCGTATTTGATGGAGGCGGTGAAGCTCAGATCGCCGGTGCACATCTGCACCACGCGGTGCGGGATGCCCAGCCCGCGGCATACATCCTCGGCGTTGTCAATCAGCTTGAACAGCTCTTCCTCCGAGGTCTCCGGCTCAACGATCTTGACCATTTCCACCTTATCGAACTGGTGGACGCGCTTGATGCCGCGCACATCGCGGCCGGCCGACATCTTCTCCCGGCGGAAGCAGGCAGAGTAAGAGACCAGGTTGATGGGCAGAGCCTCCGCCGGCA harbors:
- a CDS encoding lipoate--protein ligase family protein, giving the protein MGAYPPARWRLLITGFADGATNMAIDEAIMRGVLEGLAPPTLRFYGWEPPCVSIGYSQSLEKEIDLARCAGAGVDWVRRPTGGRAILHVDELTYSVVTRLDDPRAAGGVVESYRRLSRGLVAGLSLLGVPAIQAEYQRNENTGGVSSACFDVPSHYEVTVDGRKLVGSAQVRRQGVLLQHGTLPLYGDITRLVDYLRLDSDAEREALRRKLAQRAATLEMALGRRVEFEEAVRAMAQGFAQALNLELVAGELTPQEREWVEEGRRLRYANPEWNAQR